The following are encoded together in the Kwoniella europaea PYCC6329 chromosome 1, complete sequence genome:
- a CDS encoding 1,4-alpha-glucan-branching enzyme, which produces MSQVQQMPTDGTGVLLSDPWLEPFSPALRKRYAAYKEKLDELEAHEGGLAHFSEGYKSMGLQVDENGGVRYREWAPNATQARLIGEFNNWSHTANPMTKSPYGVWECYVPPKSPGVCAIPHDSMIKISMTLPSGDSIDRIPTWISRVTQDLSISPIYEGRFWNPPKEQVYQFKHGHSTRSSEGLKIYEAHVGISSPNMRVTTYKEFEEDVLPRIKKLGYNCIQMMAVMEHAYYASFGYQVTNFFAASSRYGTPEELKSLIDKAHEMGLTVLLDVVHSHACKNILDGINEFDGTDHLYFHGGAKGKHELWDSRLFNYGHHEVLRFLLSNLRYWMDVYMFDGFRFDGVTSMMYTHHGIGTGFSAMVYLMLANQMLHEIYPNVITIAEDVSGMPTLGRPVYEGGVGFDYRLSMAVPDMWIKMLKELSDDQWEMGNVVHTLTNRRHLEKSVSYAESHDQALVGDKTLAFWLMDKEMYDYMSDLFIVHTLGGEAYLNFEGNEFGHPEWMDFPREGNGNSFAHARRQFNLVDDNLLRYKYLNEFDIAMNWLEDKYKWLSAPQAYVSLKNENDKVIVFERAGLLFIFNFHPSQSFADYRVGVEVPGEYKVILSSDEKKFGGHDRIDLNGRYFTTPMEWNGRKNWIQVYTPSRTALVLGL; this is translated from the exons ATGTCACAAGTCCAACAGATGCCCACAGACG GTACCGGTGTTCTCCTCTCAGATCCTTG GCTCGAGCCCTTCTCACCCGCTCTTCGAAAACGTTATGCCGCTTACAAGGAGAAGCTTGACGAGCTTGAAGCACACGAGGGTGGTCTCGCTCATTTCTCAGAAGGGTACAAGTCCATGGGTCTCCAAGTAGACGAGAATGGTGGGGTCAGATACCGTGAATGGGCTCCGAATGCAACTCAAGCTCGCCTGATTGGAGAATTCA ATAATTGGTCTCACACTGCCAATCCAATGACCAAATCACCTTACGGTGTATGGGAGTGTTACGttccacccaaatcacctgGTGTCTGCGCTATTCCTCATGATTCTATGATCAAAATATCCATGACCTTGCCCTCGGGCGACTCTATCGATCGTATTCCCACTTGGATATCTCGTGTAACCCAAGATCTTTCTATTTCACCCATCTATGAAGGTAGATTCTGGAACCCTCCCAAGGAGCAGGTTTACCAGTTCAAACATGGTCACTCGACCAGATCGTCAGAAGGGTTGAAAATTTATGAGGCTCATG TCGGTATCTCCAGCCCCAATATGCGAGTAACCACATACAAAGAattcgaagaggatgttcTACCGAGAATTAAGAAATTGGGGTATAACTGTATTCAGAT GATGGCTGTCATGGAACATGCTTACTATGCGT CATTCGGTTATCAAGTTACAAACTTCTTTGCTGCATCTTCCCGTTATG GAACCCCCGAGGAATTGAAATCTCTTATCGATAAAGCTCATGAAATGGGTCTCACGGTCTTGCTTGATGTGGTTCACTCTCACGCATGCAAAAATATCCTGGACGG TATAAACGAATTTGACGGAACCGATCACCTATATTTCCATGGTGGGGCCAAAGGAAAACATGAATTGTGGGATTCTCGATTGTTCAATTACGGACATCACGAGGTGCTTCGATTCCTCTTATCCAACCTCCGCTACTGGATGGACGTATACATGTTCGATGGATTCCGATTCGATGGCGTTACCAGTATGATGTACACTCATCACGGTATTGGCACCGGTTTCTCTG CGATGGTATATCTCATGTTG GCCAATCAAATGCTTCATGAGATCTACCCTAATGTCATCACCATTGCTGAAGATGTCTCGGGAATGCCCACTCTCGGTCGACCAGTCTACGAAGGTGGAGTAGGCTTCGACTATCGTCTTTCCATGGCTGTACCCGACATGTGGATCAAAATGCTCAAGGAACTATCGGACGATCAATGGGAAATGGGCAATGTCGTGCATACTCTTACCAACCGTCGACACCTGGAAAAGAGTGTGTCATATGCCGAAAGTCATGATCAAGCCCTTGTCGGTGATAAAACATTGGCATTCTGGCTTATGGACAAGGAGATGT ACGATTATATGTCCGACCT GTTCATCGTTCACACTCTTGGAGGTGAAGCGTATCTCAACTTCGAAGGAAACGAGTTTGGACACCCAGA ATGGATGGACTTCCCTCGAGAAGGTAATGGCAACTCGTTCGCCCATGCACGTCGTCAATTCAACCTCGTAGACGACAATCTCTTGCGATATAAATACCTTAACGAATTCGACATTGCGATGAATTGGCTCGAGGACAAGTATAAGTGGCTTAGCGCACCTCAA GCCTACGTTTCGCTGAAGAATGAGAACGATAAGGTTATCGTGTTCGAAAGAGCAGGACTCCTCTTTATCTTTAATT TCCACCCCTCACAATCCTTTGCTGACTACCGGGTCGGGGTGGAAGTCCCAGGAGAATACAAAGTCATCTTATCAAGTGACGAAAAGAAGTTTGGTGGACACGACCGAATTGATCTCAATGGTAGATACTTTACCACACCTATGGAATGGAACGGGCGAAAGAATTGGATCCAGGTATACACTCCTTCTAGGACTGCTTTGGTATTGGGCTTATAA